The genomic interval AACCGGCGCATAGACCCACCAGCTGGGATCCTGCGGCAAGGACCAACTCTTCCGGTACGTAGATGCAAAATGCTCCTACTACCTTGTTCCCCTCGGCCTTGAAATCCATCAGTTCCTTGATCCTGGCTCCGTGAACTTCTGCGACCACCATGTTGAAATAGTCCATGGATTCGGGTCTATTCTCCTGATCCAGGTATATCCCCTCGTAAAGCGGTGGAAGAGCGTCGCATAAAAGATCGTGAGTCTTGAGATCTATGTTCAGATCTTCCCACATGCCGTGATAGTCGGCCATCTTCATCCTCCCTCTCGTGCTAAGTATTGTTCATCGTCATTATAACTATTTTTGTGGTGTAGTCCAGCAACCATCTTCGGTGATTCAGTTGAACTATCCCGCCGGTAGTGTTATCTTGTCTGTCATCTTGAGTAGAGGGTGTGGTTGACAATCATGGTCTGGGATATAGAGTCTCTGTTGGATCTATCGAGAGGAAAGCTGAAAGACCTTTTGGAAAGGGCGGATTCGGTACGCAGGATGGGAGGGGACGGAATAGAGTTCTGTTCCATAGTCAACGCCAGATCCGGAGGGTGCAGCGAGGACTGTGCCTTCTGCGCTCAATCTGTAAGATGGGACACGGGATGCCGATCCTCTTTTCTCTCTCTGGATGAGGTTATGTCCATCGCCAGGAGTTGCCGCGATTCCGGGATCCATAGGTTGTCGTTGGTCACCAGCGGCAGGACCCTGACCGACCGAGATCTGGATCGTCTCTGCGGAATTTACGAGGTCGTCTCGAACGAGGTGGGGCTGAGCCTCTGCGGTTCCCACGGGTTACTGGACGAGGGGCAGTTGAGGAGACTGGCGTCGGCCGGAGTGTCCCGTTATCACTGCAATCTGGAGACCGGGCCGGGGTTTTTCCCCTCGATATGCACCACTCATGGCATAGAGGAGAAGCTGCGTACCCTCTGTGCCGCCAGGGCGGCCGGGCTGGAGCTGTGTTCCGGCGGCCTTTTAGGGATGGGGGAGACCGATAGAGACAGGGCGGAGATGGTCGCTCTTCTCTCTGGGCTGGAGGTGGACTCCATTCCTCTGAATATCCTCATGCCCATAGAGGGAACTCCATTGGAAGGAGCGGCTCCTGTCGACCCAGAGACGGTGCTGCGGTGGGGGGCTGTGATGCAGATAGCCGTACCCGGTGCGACGGTCCGTTATGCCGGAGGCCGCTCTCTCCTTGGAGAAGCCGTGTCCATAGGGCTCGTAGGAGGGATAGGAGGCCTTCTGACCGGCGATTATCTCACCACGACGGGCAGCTCCGCAAAGGACGACGTGGAGTTGATAGAATCTCTCGGCATGAAATCCGGTCAGAGGTAGCCTAGAGTCTATCCTCCTCTGTAGTTTGATGTGATTGACATGTCGAATGTGATTCTTTAGACTCTTCTTGTGTCCGCTTTTTAGATTAGAGATAGGGTTTGGAAGAGGAGGACTATTTTATGGCTCGAGCAGATGAAGCACGTGGTTTGTCCGTTGGGATACAGGTTACCTTGGTGGTCGGCGTCATGATAGCCCTCCTGATGGCCGTCGTCGTCACGGTGGCGTCGGTGAGGTCCGGTAGGATGAT from Dethiosulfovibrio faecalis carries:
- the bioB gene encoding biotin synthase BioB encodes the protein MWLTIMVWDIESLLDLSRGKLKDLLERADSVRRMGGDGIEFCSIVNARSGGCSEDCAFCAQSVRWDTGCRSSFLSLDEVMSIARSCRDSGIHRLSLVTSGRTLTDRDLDRLCGIYEVVSNEVGLSLCGSHGLLDEGQLRRLASAGVSRYHCNLETGPGFFPSICTTHGIEEKLRTLCAARAAGLELCSGGLLGMGETDRDRAEMVALLSGLEVDSIPLNILMPIEGTPLEGAAPVDPETVLRWGAVMQIAVPGATVRYAGGRSLLGEAVSIGLVGGIGGLLTGDYLTTTGSSAKDDVELIESLGMKSGQR